A DNA window from Theobroma cacao cultivar B97-61/B2 chromosome 5, Criollo_cocoa_genome_V2, whole genome shotgun sequence contains the following coding sequences:
- the LOC18599568 gene encoding disease resistance protein RGA2, whose amino-acid sequence MAETFAFNIVENDIEKLSSFSYEELRLAWGVQSGLQKLSKTLNIVKAVLLDAEEKQALNNQLRVWLQELKDACYDAEDVLDEFEVEALWRQALKQRSLGDKVSNFFSSSNPLAFRFRMAHKIKKVTERFGEIAALKNNFHLSESHDGSRYVVRLDRETHSFVQASDIIGRDEDKEKIIKTLLQDPTDGEDISVLPIVGIGGLGKTALAKLVFNDQCVDRHFELKMWMCVSDDFDLRQLMIKFIKAEKGVLNGDCSNMDLKQLQKILRDCFDEKKYLLVLDDLWNEDHIKWDELKQLLVGGGWGSKIIVTTRSNQVAEIMGTIPTYKLQGLPEKESLCLFLQFAFKKRDVKQYPNLGKIGEEIAKKGKAVPLVLKILGSLLLSKPSEHDWKLVRDSEMWKLVQKENNIFPVLKLSYDQLHSYLKQCFAYFSIFLKDYEFYDGELIQFWIAHGLLQSSNENEEPEDIVTEKEWSMSNSFKQNITQRVRHVCPDNSNFHEESPSKAFDFDKLRHMLTFRFQI is encoded by the exons ATGGCTGAAACCTTCGCATTTAACATTGTAGAAAATGACATCGAAAAACTAAGCAGTTTTTCCTATGAAGAACTTCGCCTAGCTTGGGGTGTCCAAAGTGGCCTTCAAAAGCTTAGTAAAACGTTGAACATTGTCAAAGCTGTGCTCTTAGATGCTGAAGAAAAACAGGCTCTAAACAATCAGCTGCGCGTTTGGCTACAAGAGTTGAAGGATGCCTGTTATGATGCAGAAGATGTGTTAGATGAATTTGAAGTCGAAGCATTGTGGAGGCAAGCTCTGAAACAGAGGAGCCTGGGAGACAAGGTAAGCAATTTCTTTTCAAGCTCAAATCCACTTGCTTTTCGGTTTAGGATGGCCCATAAGATTAAAAAAGTTACAGAGAGATTTGGTGAGATTGCTGctttaaaaaacaattttcatCTCAGTGAAAGCCATGATGGCTCTAGGTATGTCGTGCGCTTGGACAGGGAGACCCACTCCTTTGTACAAGCATCAGATATTATTGGTAGAGATGAAGACAAggaaaaaatcataaaaactttGCTGCAAGATCCAACTGATGGTGAAGACATATCTGTCCTTCCTATAGTTGGAATTGGAGGTCTTGGAAAGACTGCCCTTGCAAAATTGGTGTTCAACGATCAGTGTGTAGATAGGCATTTTGAGTTGAAGATGTGGATGTGTGTTTcagatgattttgatttgaggcaattaatgataaaattcattaaagCTGAAAAGGGGGTACTTAACGGAGATTGTAGTAACATGgatttaaaacaattacaaaAAATCTTACGAGATTGTTTTGATGAGAAAAAGTATTTACTCGTTTTGGATGATTTATGGAACGAGGATCATATCAAATGGGATGAACTTAAACAGTTGTTAGTGGGAGGAGGTTGGGGAAGCAAAATTATAGTCACCACTCGTAGTAACCAAGTTGCAGAGATCATGGGTACAATCCCAACATACAAATTGCAAGGTCTTCCTGAAAAGGAATCTTTGTGtttatttctccaatttgCTTTCAAGAAAAGGGATGTGAAACAATATCCAAATCTAGGAAAAATTGGGGAAGAAATAGCCAAAAAAGGCAAGGCAGTTcctttggttttgaaaatacttGGGAGCTTACTTCTCTCCAAACCTTCGGAACATGATTGGAAACTTGTGAGAGATAGTGAGATGTGGAAATTAGTGCAAAAGGAAAACAACATTTTTCctgttttgaaattgagttATGATCAATTGCATTCATATTTGAAACAGTGTTTTGCTTATTTTTCGATTTTTCTAAAGGATTATGAATTTTATGACGGGGAGTTGATCCAATTTTGGATAGCTCATGGTTTGCTTCAATCCTccaatgaaaatgaagaaccAGAAGACATTG TGACAGAGAAGGAGTGGTCTATGTCAAACTCTTTCAAGCAAAATATTACTCAAAGGGTTCGACATGTGTGCCCTGACAACTCGAATTTTCACGAGGAAAGCCCTTCTAAAGCCtttgattttgataaattaCGTCACATGCTTACATTTCGATTCCAAATATGA